One Halosegnis longus DNA window includes the following coding sequences:
- a CDS encoding DUF3179 domain-containing protein: MKVSRRRLLTAVGLAALAGCTSRANPGTGGESATTPASSAEATTITGETVPTAEETLPLPMNAADLEAHAVSGGPSKDGIPSIDNPSFVAAGDVDFLNPTDPVFGVALNGDIKAYPQKILVHHEIVNDRLGDRPVAVTYCPLTGTVQGFERGETTFGVSGRLINNNLIMYDRATEAWWPQMLATAIPGPWNSAPGTTSLREFGLVWTPWERWRSLHPDTQVLSTATGFAKNYGRDPYGSYAPPRGYYANDATLFEPLAEDDRFSRKRVFMGARTADGAVAFDKSTLLAEQTMTGELGTTPVVAVADQRLDTGYIYLNPEERTVTSDGRTVSVGESTYAPDDLPLTSVHTFDAMWVAWYGYYPETNVYA; this comes from the coding sequence ATGAAAGTCTCCCGCCGACGCCTGTTGACAGCAGTCGGGCTTGCTGCGCTCGCGGGGTGTACCAGCCGCGCGAATCCCGGCACAGGCGGAGAGTCGGCGACAACACCAGCGTCGAGTGCCGAGGCAACGACAATCACCGGTGAGACCGTCCCGACGGCCGAGGAGACACTGCCGCTGCCGATGAACGCCGCCGACCTCGAAGCACACGCCGTCTCAGGCGGTCCGTCGAAAGACGGGATTCCCTCCATCGATAATCCATCGTTCGTGGCGGCGGGCGACGTCGACTTTCTCAATCCCACCGATCCCGTGTTCGGCGTGGCGCTGAACGGGGATATCAAGGCCTACCCACAGAAAATTCTCGTCCACCACGAAATCGTCAACGACCGGCTCGGTGACCGGCCCGTTGCAGTGACGTACTGCCCGCTCACCGGCACCGTTCAGGGATTCGAGCGTGGGGAGACGACCTTCGGCGTCTCTGGCCGTCTCATCAACAACAATCTCATCATGTATGACCGGGCGACCGAGGCGTGGTGGCCACAGATGCTCGCCACAGCAATTCCCGGGCCGTGGAACTCGGCTCCTGGTACCACGTCACTGCGAGAGTTCGGTCTCGTGTGGACACCGTGGGAGCGGTGGCGATCACTCCACCCTGACACCCAGGTCCTCTCGACAGCCACCGGCTTCGCGAAAAACTACGGACGGGACCCGTACGGCTCGTATGCTCCGCCCAGGGGCTACTACGCTAACGACGCAACGCTGTTTGAACCACTCGCGGAGGATGACCGATTTAGCCGGAAACGCGTCTTCATGGGTGCACGAACCGCAGACGGGGCCGTCGCGTTCGACAAATCGACACTGCTTGCCGAGCAAACCATGACGGGTGAACTGGGTACGACTCCCGTTGTCGCGGTTGCTGACCAGCGTCTGGACACCGGGTACATCTATCTGAACCCGGAGGAGCGGACAGTCACGAGCGACGGCCGCACGGTGTCGGTGGGCGAGTCCACGTACGCCCCGGACGATCTACCCCTCACCAGCGTCCACACGTTCGATGCGATGTGGGTCGCTTGGTACGGATACTATCCCGAGACCAATGTCTATGCGTGA
- a CDS encoding type IV pilin: protein MNIKQLFNDDSAVSPVIGVILMVAITVILAAVIGTFVLGLGSNVQSTPTAQFDFEYNSGTVTVTHEGGDSIDPGTLSITDNDGGSTTWSSYSGSSVSSGDSQDFTYNGAATEIRVIWEPQSGDTSQTLATSEVP from the coding sequence ATGAACATCAAGCAACTATTCAACGACGATTCAGCAGTGTCGCCGGTTATCGGCGTCATTCTGATGGTCGCTATTACAGTGATTCTGGCGGCCGTCATCGGCACGTTCGTGCTCGGGCTGGGCAGCAACGTCCAGAGCACACCGACGGCACAATTTGACTTCGAATACAACAGTGGTACCGTGACTGTTACCCACGAAGGTGGGGACAGCATTGACCCGGGGACGCTGAGCATTACTGATAACGACGGCGGGTCGACAACGTGGAGCAGCTACAGTGGGTCCAGCGTCTCATCTGGTGACTCGCAGGATTTCACGTATAATGGTGCTGCTACGGAAATCCGCGTGATTTGGGAGCCGCAGTCTGGAGACACCTCCCAGACACTCGCGACGAGCGAAGTCCCATAA
- a CDS encoding amidohydrolase family protein, producing MEALSGTVLAGRSFEPIRGRVIVDDGQIEAIEETETTSTDIILPAFVNAHTHLGDSVAKEAAVGLSLDDAVAPPDSLKHRQLAAADHSELVAAMRRTLQFMQQTGTAACLDFRESGTAGARALREAAGPVSIDPFILGSGDQSVLDVADGYGASGANDDDFTDERAACRTRGVPFGIHAGEPDATDIHPALDLEPDFLVHMVHAEQDHLQRVTEESVPIVACPRANAVLDVGTPPVRELLDHTTVALGTDNVMLNPPSMFREMAYTMRQFDVTAREVLQMATTAGAEIAGLDCGVIAPGRRAALLVLDGDSDNLSGTVDPVAAVVRRATEMDVKRVLV from the coding sequence ATGGAAGCACTGTCGGGCACCGTCCTCGCGGGCCGATCCTTCGAGCCGATACGGGGTCGTGTTATCGTCGATGACGGGCAAATCGAGGCGATCGAGGAGACTGAAACGACATCGACCGATATCATACTGCCGGCGTTCGTCAACGCCCACACGCATCTGGGTGACTCTGTCGCGAAGGAAGCTGCTGTCGGGCTATCGCTTGACGACGCAGTAGCACCGCCGGACAGTCTGAAACACCGACAGTTAGCGGCCGCTGACCATTCCGAGCTCGTCGCAGCGATGCGCCGGACGCTCCAGTTCATGCAGCAAACAGGGACCGCTGCCTGTCTGGATTTTCGAGAGTCCGGGACTGCCGGTGCACGCGCACTTCGGGAGGCAGCAGGGCCCGTTTCTATCGACCCGTTCATCCTCGGGAGTGGGGACCAGTCTGTTCTTGACGTCGCCGATGGGTACGGGGCCTCCGGGGCAAACGACGACGATTTCACCGACGAGCGTGCTGCCTGCCGGACACGCGGTGTCCCATTCGGAATTCACGCTGGCGAACCCGACGCGACCGATATCCATCCGGCACTCGATTTGGAGCCGGATTTCCTCGTCCACATGGTCCACGCAGAACAGGACCACCTCCAGCGGGTCACAGAGGAGTCCGTCCCGATAGTGGCCTGTCCGCGTGCGAACGCCGTTCTCGACGTCGGAACGCCGCCCGTCCGAGAATTGCTCGACCACACGACGGTTGCCCTCGGGACTGACAACGTCATGCTGAATCCGCCCTCGATGTTCAGAGAGATGGCGTACACAATGAGGCAGTTCGACGTGACCGCTCGAGAGGTGTTACAGATGGCCACGACGGCCGGTGCCGAGATCGCCGGACTCGACTGTGGTGTCATCGCTCCCGGCCGGCGCGCAGCACTCCTCGTTCTCGACGGTGACTCGGACAATCTGTCCGGCACTGTCGATCCAGTTGCGGCAGTCGTTCGGCGCGCGACCGAGATGGATGTCAAACGCGTCCTCGTCTAG
- a CDS encoding zinc ribbon domain-containing protein — MSQKDCPECGGMCVQISTNHAAELIVNCISGDGKLAPPVSDLLNVIDENPAESLVELIVLRALAVNHPQQLADSATEIADRVSSTDVDRKNGCPNCGEMIQENVAFCPNCGEHVEQEGIEADPVERELIRQLVLLLGYVAGEYDPAAEEILSVINTPEIPERIQETAERALATALLRAPSALTAVDDVVATIDSSPVLERKDHLLLAIALADDEHGRQVRSLAFEESITNHASRLATPLLLAESDPQASESRLQQLVTRKFGLPVGSGQSQPQDIGMSNSLTGFESESVSLSDLQDGARLTELPSLIQTATDADIHPDGRSDLARELGRLNPGLYTSILRELQDADALDTATFGTLALGLPAVVEDSPSAVAELTERLTQMIEQAETESTARPAASTLSLLAQQDVEVDVRDALVQYVELCEPNSRETVAPGTGDDEVLERSLRVILSPQLGDETLDELVAAGYLSSESETDVFDHAEITETEEFDL; from the coding sequence GTGAGTCAGAAGGACTGCCCAGAGTGTGGGGGCATGTGCGTCCAGATATCAACTAACCACGCCGCTGAGCTAATCGTTAACTGTATCAGCGGCGACGGAAAGCTGGCTCCGCCAGTGTCAGATCTACTGAACGTAATCGACGAGAACCCAGCCGAGTCGTTGGTTGAGCTAATTGTGCTTCGGGCGCTCGCGGTGAACCATCCACAGCAGCTTGCAGACTCAGCAACGGAAATCGCCGACAGAGTATCGAGTACAGACGTGGATAGGAAGAATGGGTGTCCCAACTGTGGTGAAATGATCCAGGAGAACGTTGCCTTCTGTCCGAACTGTGGCGAGCACGTCGAGCAGGAGGGCATCGAGGCAGATCCCGTAGAGCGGGAACTAATTAGACAACTGGTGCTCCTGCTCGGCTACGTAGCTGGGGAGTACGATCCAGCAGCCGAAGAGATACTCAGCGTCATTAATACCCCAGAGATTCCGGAACGCATCCAGGAGACAGCAGAGCGCGCATTAGCGACTGCCTTGCTGAGAGCACCGTCTGCGCTGACTGCTGTCGATGATGTCGTCGCCACCATCGACTCGTCACCGGTTCTCGAACGGAAGGACCACCTGCTTCTCGCCATCGCACTCGCCGATGATGAGCACGGACGACAAGTGCGGTCGCTAGCGTTCGAGGAGAGCATAACTAATCACGCCAGTCGGTTGGCAACGCCACTGTTGCTTGCCGAATCTGACCCGCAAGCGTCCGAGTCGCGACTCCAGCAACTAGTGACACGGAAGTTTGGTTTGCCGGTCGGGTCGGGCCAGTCACAGCCGCAGGACATAGGCATGTCGAACTCGCTGACGGGATTTGAATCGGAATCAGTCTCGCTATCGGACCTACAAGACGGAGCGAGGCTCACCGAACTTCCGTCTCTGATTCAGACAGCGACGGATGCTGATATCCATCCAGACGGCAGGAGTGACCTGGCTCGTGAGCTGGGGCGTTTGAATCCGGGACTCTACACGTCAATACTGCGAGAGCTGCAGGATGCAGACGCACTGGACACGGCCACATTTGGCACGCTTGCACTGGGGCTTCCAGCGGTTGTGGAGGACTCTCCTAGTGCAGTAGCGGAACTGACCGAACGGCTCACCCAGATGATTGAACAGGCAGAGACAGAATCTACAGCACGGCCAGCAGCCTCCACACTGTCACTGCTTGCACAACAAGACGTGGAAGTCGACGTACGAGACGCCCTGGTCCAGTATGTTGAGCTTTGTGAGCCGAATAGCAGAGAAACAGTTGCTCCGGGCACCGGGGATGACGAGGTACTTGAGCGGTCACTCAGAGTCATTCTGTCACCACAGCTCGGCGATGAGACGCTCGATGAACTGGTAGCTGCGGGATACCTGTCATCGGAGTCTGAAACGGACGTGTTCGATCACGCCGAAATCACTGAAACAGAGGAGTTTGATTTGTAA
- a CDS encoding sensor histidine kinase encodes MPSDAPDDLEPEFFAKMVESVGVGVGIYGEDGRYTYVNQSYADLFDVTPQALIGQPLWEIVPAIEASAFEQYWDSFADGGTREAETTHTYNGRTVPVATVTTQRSINGTSYHFGTIKDISVRKAREEEIERQNERLENFASIVSHDLRNPLNVAQGYIEMLQEDISRDELRLVDNALERMGVLISELLELARSDREIGDVTPVSVTTVAEEAWRTVSTPNATLDTPDATHRILADESRLQQLFENLFRNAIEHAGSDVHLTVDTTTDGFYVADNGPGIPQEKRDRVFEAGYTTEGDGTGFGLNIVQQIVAGHDWEIQITDNSGNGARFEITGVEFDD; translated from the coding sequence ATGCCATCTGACGCTCCGGATGACTTAGAGCCCGAATTCTTCGCGAAGATGGTCGAGTCGGTAGGGGTCGGCGTCGGAATCTACGGGGAAGATGGGCGATACACCTACGTGAATCAATCCTATGCGGATCTGTTTGACGTGACACCGCAAGCATTGATCGGGCAACCGCTGTGGGAGATTGTTCCAGCAATCGAGGCGAGTGCGTTCGAGCAGTACTGGGACTCGTTCGCGGACGGTGGTACCCGGGAGGCAGAAACGACACACACCTACAACGGTCGGACCGTTCCTGTCGCGACGGTCACAACTCAACGCTCAATCAACGGAACGTCGTATCACTTCGGGACAATCAAAGATATCTCGGTGCGGAAAGCCCGGGAGGAGGAGATCGAACGCCAGAACGAGCGGCTCGAGAACTTCGCGAGTATCGTCTCGCACGACCTCCGGAATCCGTTGAACGTCGCACAGGGGTACATCGAGATGCTGCAGGAGGATATCAGCCGAGATGAATTACGGCTCGTCGACAACGCGCTCGAACGGATGGGAGTGCTCATCAGTGAACTCTTGGAACTCGCACGAAGTGACCGCGAGATTGGCGACGTGACGCCAGTGTCGGTCACAACGGTCGCGGAGGAGGCATGGCGTACTGTGAGTACGCCGAACGCAACGTTAGATACCCCTGACGCAACGCACCGCATATTGGCCGACGAATCCCGGCTCCAACAACTGTTCGAGAACCTGTTTCGGAATGCAATCGAACACGCCGGCTCAGACGTTCACCTGACTGTCGACACGACGACTGACGGGTTCTACGTGGCAGACAACGGCCCGGGAATTCCCCAAGAGAAGCGTGACCGCGTGTTTGAAGCCGGCTACACGACAGAGGGGGACGGAACCGGGTTTGGGCTCAACATCGTCCAGCAAATCGTCGCTGGACATGACTGGGAAATACAGATTACGGATAACTCGGGCAACGGGGCACGATTCGAAATCACGGGTGTCGAGTTCGACGACTAG
- a CDS encoding outer membrane protein assembly factor BamB family protein, whose product MPDRDVRMYNPTHRFETSPAAGPTDEPTSRWDYQFQSPVHDVAVWDETVYVACGESIVAISKDGDSQWRFQTDGRVVSSPAVVNDTVYFGSTDGNVYALDAAAGTPRWTVETETPISSSPAVADGFVYILSGERTLYAIYTYGGTERWQFEMNPVPTTANFYPTDALSSPAVVDETVYIGGRDERLYALDASDGTERWNCPLDGWVDSAPTVVDDTVFVGDQDNHVYALDATTGSTRWVFETGGQVVASAAVVDGTVFVGDTDGTIYALDAAIGAKEWTFETHGPISSSPMVVDGTVFIGCSSGVRALDANGGSRRWLFESETPVFASPVIAAGTVFAGSNGGSAFALGGTGTEVFTNGTAQSESTTNVYERCSNCDADLAADPTQNFCPHCGAKQ is encoded by the coding sequence ATGCCCGACCGGGACGTTCGTATGTACAACCCGACCCACCGCTTCGAGACCTCCCCAGCGGCGGGGCCAACCGACGAGCCGACTAGTCGCTGGGATTACCAGTTTCAGTCTCCTGTCCACGACGTCGCTGTCTGGGACGAGACAGTGTATGTCGCTTGCGGCGAGAGCATCGTCGCGATTAGCAAAGACGGCGACTCACAGTGGCGCTTCCAGACTGATGGGCGAGTGGTGTCATCGCCGGCAGTCGTGAATGACACCGTCTATTTCGGGAGCACTGACGGCAACGTCTATGCACTTGATGCCGCTGCTGGGACTCCCCGGTGGACGGTCGAAACGGAAACGCCAATCTCCTCATCACCGGCCGTTGCAGACGGGTTCGTCTACATCCTCTCCGGTGAACGGACGCTCTACGCCATCTACACGTATGGTGGTACTGAACGCTGGCAATTTGAAATGAACCCCGTGCCGACAACGGCCAACTTCTACCCTACAGATGCACTGTCTTCACCAGCAGTTGTCGACGAGACTGTTTACATCGGGGGTCGAGATGAACGCCTCTACGCGCTTGACGCGAGCGACGGCACCGAACGGTGGAACTGTCCTTTGGACGGTTGGGTTGATTCCGCACCGACGGTGGTCGATGACACTGTTTTCGTCGGCGACCAAGACAACCACGTTTACGCGCTCGATGCCACGACGGGGAGTACACGCTGGGTGTTCGAGACCGGCGGACAGGTGGTCGCATCGGCGGCAGTGGTCGATGGCACCGTCTTCGTCGGCGACACCGACGGAACCATCTACGCGTTGGATGCAGCTATCGGGGCCAAGGAGTGGACGTTCGAGACACATGGCCCGATAAGCTCATCGCCGATGGTGGTAGATGGGACCGTCTTCATTGGATGTAGCAGCGGGGTTCGTGCGCTTGACGCCAACGGCGGCTCCCGGCGGTGGCTGTTCGAGAGTGAGACACCAGTGTTCGCGTCGCCGGTCATCGCGGCTGGGACTGTCTTCGCCGGAAGCAATGGGGGGAGTGCTTTTGCACTGGGTGGAACCGGGACGGAGGTGTTTACCAACGGGACTGCACAATCCGAATCGACGACGAATGTCTACGAGCGCTGTTCGAACTGCGACGCCGACCTCGCTGCGGATCCTACTCAGAACTTCTGTCCGCACTGTGGTGCGAAGCAGTGA
- a CDS encoding PAS domain S-box protein, with protein sequence MSSTGAPIRVLHVDDEPDFADMTATFLEREHSQMTVRTTTNPEEGRRIVADADIDCIVSDYDMPHATGIEFLETIRDTYPDLPFILYTGKGSEEVAADAISAGVTDYLQKDTGNDQYKILANRIKNAVTARRSAVEAEQSRYRLEQILKTVPSCVVQLNYDGEFVFANDRAVEVLGLERSDLTSRAYNDPEWEIRDVNGEPIPDDQLPFRQVRDTGDPLYGFRHTIQWPDGTEKILLVNGAPLFDADGSVESVVFSLTDITEQWEYEDRLEQTTARLEALFENSPDMIDVHTAEGTIVDANQQFCEALNQSPEELLGQKVWEVDRGLDPETVQETWEWMDVGDRIELETEFTTNDGTSFPVEVHLTRLPLEDGDRFMAVSRDITEQKQRLQEIKSLKERLELAIEGANVGVWDWDMTTDAVEYNEQWAEMLGYTLEELDPHLRTWESRVHPDDIEAVNAALDAHIEQKTEYYDSQHRMQTADGEWKWIRDLGRIVERDNDGEPLRAVGIHVDIDETKQHQRELEQKSERLEEFASIVSHDLRNPLGVASGYLEFVDDECDSPYIEDIEQAHERMEALIEGLLTLAREGKSASEQTPVTLADLLAECWDTVDTVDASLTLETNQTIMADECRLKQLFENLIRNAVEHGGSDVTITVGDLDNGFYIEDTGIGVPEADAETVFEAGYSTNTGGNGFGLSIIRRIAEAHGWDVSVTNCSAGGARFEVTNVESTGA encoded by the coding sequence ATGAGTTCCACTGGAGCGCCTATTCGCGTTCTGCATGTGGATGACGAGCCCGACTTCGCCGATATGACGGCGACGTTTCTCGAGCGAGAGCACTCCCAAATGACCGTTCGCACGACGACCAACCCCGAGGAGGGCCGGCGAATCGTGGCCGACGCCGACATCGACTGTATCGTCTCCGACTACGACATGCCACACGCCACCGGCATCGAATTCCTCGAAACGATTCGCGACACGTACCCGGACTTGCCGTTCATTCTCTACACCGGCAAGGGGTCGGAGGAAGTCGCCGCCGACGCCATCTCGGCGGGGGTCACGGACTATCTGCAGAAGGACACCGGCAACGACCAGTACAAGATTTTGGCGAACCGCATCAAAAACGCCGTGACGGCCCGGCGGTCAGCGGTCGAGGCTGAGCAGAGCCGGTATCGGCTCGAGCAGATCCTGAAGACCGTCCCCTCGTGTGTTGTCCAGCTCAACTACGATGGGGAGTTCGTGTTTGCCAACGACCGTGCCGTCGAGGTGCTCGGGCTGGAGCGATCCGACCTCACGAGTCGGGCATACAACGACCCCGAATGGGAGATCAGAGACGTCAACGGCGAGCCGATTCCGGACGACCAGCTCCCGTTCCGACAGGTGCGAGATACAGGTGATCCACTGTACGGGTTCCGACACACCATCCAGTGGCCCGACGGCACGGAGAAAATCCTGCTCGTAAACGGCGCACCTCTCTTCGATGCAGACGGGAGTGTCGAGAGTGTTGTCTTTTCGCTCACCGACATCACGGAGCAGTGGGAGTACGAAGACCGGCTCGAACAGACGACCGCCCGGCTCGAAGCGCTGTTCGAGAACTCGCCCGATATGATCGACGTCCACACCGCAGAGGGGACAATCGTCGACGCGAACCAGCAGTTCTGCGAGGCCCTCAACCAGTCACCGGAGGAACTCCTCGGGCAGAAAGTCTGGGAGGTTGATCGGGGACTCGACCCGGAGACGGTGCAGGAGACATGGGAGTGGATGGACGTTGGAGACCGAATCGAACTCGAAACGGAGTTCACGACCAATGACGGGACGAGCTTCCCCGTCGAGGTCCATCTCACGCGGCTTCCACTCGAAGACGGTGATCGGTTCATGGCCGTCTCACGGGACATCACCGAGCAAAAACAGCGGCTGCAAGAGATCAAGTCGCTCAAAGAGCGGCTTGAGCTGGCAATCGAGGGGGCGAACGTCGGCGTGTGGGACTGGGATATGACGACCGATGCGGTCGAGTACAACGAACAGTGGGCCGAGATGCTCGGCTACACGCTCGAGGAACTCGACCCACATCTCCGGACGTGGGAATCGCGGGTGCATCCCGACGACATCGAGGCGGTGAACGCTGCACTCGATGCACACATCGAGCAAAAGACGGAGTACTATGACAGCCAACACCGGATGCAGACTGCAGATGGTGAGTGGAAGTGGATTCGCGATCTCGGGAGAATCGTCGAGCGAGATAACGACGGTGAGCCGCTCCGTGCCGTCGGCATCCACGTCGATATCGACGAGACGAAACAGCACCAACGGGAGCTGGAACAGAAATCCGAGCGGCTCGAGGAGTTCGCGAGTATCGTTTCACACGACCTGCGGAATCCGCTGGGCGTTGCATCGGGATATCTGGAGTTTGTGGACGACGAATGTGACAGCCCGTACATCGAGGATATCGAGCAAGCCCACGAGCGAATGGAAGCGCTCATCGAGGGGTTACTCACGCTGGCCCGCGAGGGCAAAAGTGCGAGCGAGCAAACGCCGGTCACGCTCGCGGACCTCCTCGCAGAGTGTTGGGATACCGTCGATACGGTCGACGCCTCGCTGACACTCGAGACCAATCAAACCATCATGGCCGACGAGTGCCGGCTCAAACAGCTGTTCGAGAATCTCATTCGGAATGCGGTCGAACACGGTGGAAGTGATGTAACCATCACAGTCGGAGATCTAGACAATGGGTTCTACATCGAGGATACCGGGATCGGAGTTCCGGAGGCGGACGCCGAGACCGTGTTTGAGGCGGGCTATTCAACGAATACCGGGGGGAACGGATTCGGACTGAGCATCATCCGACGAATTGCTGAGGCGCACGGGTGGGACGTCAGTGTCACGAATTGCTCGGCAGGAGGCGCGCGCTTCGAGGTGACGAACGTGGAATCGACCGGAGCGTGA
- a CDS encoding Lrp/AsnC family transcriptional regulator, whose product MSEEPIDDVDRAILYALQEDARNMSSGDIAERTGTSDSTVRKRIQRLESDGIIKGYSASVDYQESGYPLRMLLYCTAAIPDRGELVSEILAIEGVVSVQELVTGEQNLLVTAVGEVDSDITPVAQELLDMGLTVADEVLVRSHETTPFGTFDSETRTGDES is encoded by the coding sequence ATGAGCGAGGAACCTATCGACGACGTAGACAGGGCCATTCTGTACGCACTCCAGGAGGACGCCCGGAATATGTCGTCCGGAGATATCGCAGAGCGGACCGGAACCTCCGACAGCACCGTCCGCAAGCGCATTCAGCGGCTCGAGTCCGACGGCATCATCAAAGGATACAGCGCCAGCGTTGATTATCAGGAGTCGGGGTATCCGCTTCGAATGCTGCTTTACTGTACTGCTGCAATCCCCGACCGTGGCGAACTCGTCTCTGAGATTCTTGCCATCGAGGGCGTGGTATCAGTCCAAGAGCTGGTCACCGGCGAACAGAACCTCCTCGTCACTGCCGTCGGCGAGGTTGACAGCGACATCACACCTGTTGCACAGGAGCTGCTCGATATGGGACTCACCGTTGCCGACGAGGTGCTCGTCCGGAGTCACGAAACGACACCCTTCGGAACGTTCGATTCCGAGACGCGGACGGGAGACGAGTCCTAG
- a CDS encoding glycosyltransferase — protein MALIIGGAAALFAPTVVSGPGSAPGHAAATTTTADGGLAPLFGLTLWAVTLLFGGTAFVWFVLTAIVGAGHETPANEYGLDEIQVRIMTVDAAEVVQETVDSLPDGLDDVHVIAETPIDVTGATVHVVPDDFTCRAVRKGRAQEWARQALACQKEFVLYLDEDSLVESLDGLPDADIVQLREKPRRTGSNLSYLADIYRMGVQFEQRAFARLSIPLFAWGGGIAVRTEVEEMTTWNRETLVEDTAFVWAAFQEFDVTFALSDAVCRNEAPPSLYEILQQRRRWAAGNVQASTMLPLRYELLTRVRNYAWALSPIVTLLVVPLSLLSVTIIYGGLFFIASMALAVCTLGWYLLGVVYYGGDHRQWLLALPLAPVVTIVHSMGTIAGILNPPETFRVTTKVGSE, from the coding sequence CTGGCGCTTATCATCGGCGGCGCCGCGGCACTGTTCGCCCCGACCGTCGTGTCCGGGCCTGGCAGCGCACCCGGCCATGCGGCAGCAACGACCACCACCGCAGACGGTGGGTTAGCGCCGTTGTTCGGACTCACACTTTGGGCCGTGACGCTGCTCTTTGGAGGAACCGCATTCGTGTGGTTTGTCCTCACGGCTATCGTCGGCGCAGGACACGAGACGCCGGCAAATGAATACGGGCTCGATGAGATACAGGTACGGATTATGACCGTCGACGCCGCCGAAGTCGTGCAGGAGACCGTCGATTCGCTCCCGGATGGGCTCGACGACGTGCACGTGATTGCGGAAACCCCAATCGACGTGACTGGGGCGACGGTTCATGTCGTGCCGGACGACTTCACGTGTCGCGCGGTCCGGAAGGGCCGTGCACAGGAGTGGGCGCGACAGGCGTTGGCGTGTCAGAAGGAGTTCGTGCTCTATCTTGACGAGGACAGCCTCGTCGAGTCGCTCGATGGGCTTCCGGATGCAGATATCGTCCAACTCCGTGAGAAGCCGCGCCGCACCGGGTCGAACCTGAGTTATCTGGCCGATATCTATCGGATGGGCGTTCAGTTCGAGCAGCGCGCGTTCGCGCGACTCTCGATTCCGCTGTTCGCGTGGGGTGGCGGCATCGCGGTTCGCACCGAGGTTGAGGAGATGACGACGTGGAATCGTGAGACACTGGTGGAAGACACCGCGTTCGTTTGGGCGGCCTTCCAGGAGTTCGACGTGACGTTCGCGCTGTCGGATGCAGTCTGCCGGAACGAGGCACCGCCGTCGCTGTACGAGATTCTCCAGCAGCGTCGCCGATGGGCAGCAGGCAACGTCCAAGCGTCGACGATGCTTCCGTTACGGTACGAACTACTGACTCGCGTGCGAAACTATGCCTGGGCGCTCTCGCCGATTGTGACGCTCCTTGTCGTTCCGCTCTCCCTGCTGAGCGTGACAATCATCTACGGTGGGTTGTTCTTCATCGCGTCGATGGCCCTGGCGGTCTGCACGCTTGGCTGGTATCTACTCGGCGTCGTCTACTACGGCGGCGACCACCGGCAGTGGTTACTCGCCCTCCCACTGGCACCAGTCGTCACCATCGTCCACTCGATGGGTACCATCGCCGGCATTCTCAACCCACCCGAGACGTTCCGCGTGACCACAAAAGTCGGGAGCGAGTAA
- a CDS encoding type IV pilin, producing MNIKDLFDDDSAVSPVIGVILMVAITVILAAVIGTFVLGLGSNVQSTPTAQFDIDLTDDTITHEGGDSIPTGELTINGADVSGNSWSGSGDVSAGDSIDLNSHTSEVRVVWTAPNGDTSQTLATAEA from the coding sequence ATGAACATCAAAGACCTGTTCGACGACGATTCGGCCGTTTCACCGGTCATCGGCGTTATTCTGATGGTCGCCATTACGGTTATTCTGGCGGCCGTTATCGGCACGTTCGTGCTCGGGCTGGGCAGCAACGTCCAGAGCACACCGACGGCACAGTTCGATATTGACCTAACTGATGATACCATCACCCACGAAGGTGGTGACAGCATTCCGACTGGCGAGTTGACTATCAACGGTGCTGACGTTAGTGGCAACAGTTGGTCCGGCTCCGGTGACGTATCGGCCGGCGACTCAATTGACCTCAACAGCCACACTTCTGAAGTCCGTGTTGTGTGGACCGCACCGAACGGTGACACCTCACAAACACTCGCAACTGCCGAGGCATAA